One region of Pseudomonas alvandae genomic DNA includes:
- a CDS encoding DUF1127 domain-containing protein, with the protein MKGQKGYLLIEKLSHGFSVSALLHKVSRWYELHHERELLAGMSDEALKDIGVSRADVEQEVVRPFWDDPMHK; encoded by the coding sequence ATGAAAGGTCAAAAAGGATATCTACTGATAGAAAAACTCTCCCATGGCTTCTCGGTCAGCGCTCTGCTGCATAAGGTTAGTCGATGGTACGAATTGCACCACGAGCGTGAATTGCTGGCCGGCATGAGCGACGAGGCGCTCAAGGACATCGGCGTAAGTCGGGCCGACGTGGAGCAGGAAGTGGTTCGGCCATTCTGGGACGACCCAATGCACAAATGA
- a CDS encoding LysR substrate-binding domain-containing protein produces the protein MSSYPSIDTEVLRTFVAIADQGGFTRAGELVNRTQSAVSMQMKRLEEDVLQRRLFERDGRQVKLTAEGQVLLGYARRILKLHSEVFNTLREPHMVGTVRIGTPDDYVMRFLPGILQRFAQFYPLIEIEVHCESSKQLLLRQDLDLSIVTRKPGDEIGQLLRKERFVWAEAACFNVHEQTPLPLAMFNSDCFCRQWACNALDAMGRDYRVAYNSSSLSALMAVVGAGLAITAQLESLLTPDMRVLGEAENLPELPEASIMLIRNLHNPSPITECLAEHIVEGFKL, from the coding sequence TTGTCGAGTTACCCGAGCATCGATACGGAAGTGCTGCGTACCTTCGTTGCCATCGCCGACCAAGGGGGGTTCACCCGCGCCGGGGAACTGGTCAACCGCACGCAATCCGCCGTCAGCATGCAGATGAAGCGCCTGGAAGAGGACGTGTTGCAGCGGCGGCTGTTCGAGCGCGACGGGCGCCAGGTCAAGCTCACCGCCGAGGGCCAGGTGTTGCTGGGTTATGCCCGGCGGATCCTCAAGCTGCACAGCGAAGTGTTCAATACGCTGCGTGAACCGCACATGGTCGGCACGGTACGCATCGGCACGCCGGATGATTACGTGATGCGGTTCCTGCCCGGGATCCTGCAACGCTTCGCCCAGTTCTATCCCCTGATCGAAATCGAAGTGCACTGCGAATCGTCCAAGCAGTTGCTGCTGCGCCAGGACCTGGACTTGTCCATCGTCACCCGCAAGCCGGGGGATGAGATCGGCCAGTTGCTGCGCAAGGAGCGCTTTGTCTGGGCCGAAGCCGCCTGCTTCAACGTCCATGAACAAACACCGCTGCCGCTGGCGATGTTCAACAGTGATTGTTTCTGTCGGCAATGGGCGTGCAACGCATTGGATGCAATGGGCCGCGATTATCGCGTGGCGTACAACAGCTCGAGCCTGTCGGCGCTGATGGCCGTGGTGGGCGCGGGCCTGGCGATCACCGCGCAATTGGAAAGCCTGCTGACCCCGGACATGCGGGTGCTCGGTGAGGCGGAGAACCTGCCGGAGCTGCCCGAGGCCAGCATCATGTTGATCCGCAACTTGCACAACCCGTCGCCGATCACCGAGTGCCTGGCCGAGCACATTGTCGAAGGCTTCAAGCTTTAA
- a CDS encoding sulfite exporter TauE/SafE family protein, which produces MVEVVLYLLLGAALGTLGGLFGIGGGLIAIPVLGVWFGLDQQIAQGTALVMVVPNVMLALWRYHQRNRIEMRHVLPLASMGFCFAWLGSIWAVGIDAQSMRIGFVVFLVVLAAYNLIRMFAATAPASAQMRHGWPWLGVLGAASGTMGGLFGVGGAVVATPILTSVFGTTQVVAQGLSLSLALPSTGVTLATYAFHHEVDWWIGLPLAIGGLMSISWGVKVAHALPERLLRGLFCGFLVLCAVLLIFKA; this is translated from the coding sequence GTGGTCGAGGTCGTGCTGTATTTGCTGTTGGGCGCCGCATTGGGCACCTTGGGGGGATTGTTTGGCATTGGCGGCGGATTGATCGCGATACCGGTGTTGGGCGTATGGTTCGGTCTGGACCAGCAGATCGCCCAAGGCACGGCGCTGGTGATGGTGGTGCCCAACGTGATGTTGGCGCTGTGGCGTTATCATCAACGCAATCGCATCGAGATGCGTCATGTCCTGCCGTTGGCCTCCATGGGATTCTGCTTCGCGTGGCTCGGCTCCATCTGGGCCGTGGGCATTGACGCGCAAAGCATGCGAATCGGTTTCGTGGTGTTCCTGGTCGTGCTGGCGGCCTACAACCTCATCCGAATGTTCGCCGCGACGGCACCCGCTTCGGCGCAGATGCGCCACGGCTGGCCATGGCTTGGCGTGTTGGGGGCGGCGTCAGGGACGATGGGCGGTCTGTTTGGCGTCGGCGGGGCGGTTGTCGCCACGCCGATCCTCACCAGTGTGTTTGGCACCACTCAGGTCGTGGCCCAGGGATTGTCGCTGTCGCTGGCCTTGCCCAGCACCGGGGTGACCCTCGCCACCTATGCGTTTCACCATGAGGTGGATTGGTGGATCGGCCTGCCGCTGGCCATCGGTGGGCTGATGAGCATCAGCTGGGGCGTGAAAGTCGCCCACGCCTTGCCGGAGCGACTGCTGCGCGGGCTGTTCTGCGGTTTCCTGGTGTTGTGTGCGGTGTTGCTTATCTTTAAAGCTTGA
- a CDS encoding MarR family winged helix-turn-helix transcriptional regulator: MSTQHDSPDPCDALLLDNQVCFALHSTSLLMTKVYKPLLQALGLTYPQYLAMMVLWEKDGLTVGEISNRLLTDPGSLTPLLKRLEAEGLLSRTRSREDERVVIVELTEQGRALQKKALDIPQCILAASGQTLEQLKKLQLDLQELRGHLQDSL, from the coding sequence ATGAGCACTCAACACGACAGCCCCGACCCTTGCGACGCCCTGTTATTGGATAACCAGGTCTGCTTCGCCCTCCATTCCACGTCGCTGCTGATGACCAAGGTCTACAAGCCGCTGCTCCAGGCATTGGGCCTGACCTATCCGCAGTACTTGGCGATGATGGTGCTGTGGGAAAAAGACGGTTTAACCGTCGGTGAAATCAGCAACCGTCTGCTAACCGACCCAGGTTCGCTGACGCCACTGCTCAAGCGCCTGGAGGCCGAAGGTTTGCTGAGCCGCACCCGCAGTCGGGAAGACGAACGCGTGGTGATCGTCGAGCTCACTGAGCAGGGCCGCGCCCTGCAGAAAAAAGCCCTCGACATCCCGCAATGCATCCTTGCCGCCAGCGGCCAGACCCTGGAGCAATTGAAGAAGCTGCAACTTGACCTGCAAGAGCTGCGCGGGCATTTGCAAGACAGCCTCTAA
- a CDS encoding organic hydroperoxide resistance protein: MKTLYTAIATSTGGRDGRAISSDNILDVKLATPKELGGAGGAATNPEQLFAAGYSACFIGALKFVASQTKRKIPDDASITAHVGIGQIPGGFGLDIDLHISLPGLDQADAQSLVDAAHQVCPYSNATRGNVDVRLHVTV; this comes from the coding sequence ATGAAAACTCTCTACACCGCAATCGCAACCTCCACCGGTGGCCGTGACGGTCGTGCCATCTCCAGCGACAACATCCTCGACGTCAAGCTCGCCACGCCCAAGGAACTCGGCGGTGCAGGCGGTGCGGCGACCAACCCAGAACAACTGTTTGCCGCTGGCTACTCGGCCTGCTTTATCGGCGCGCTGAAATTCGTCGCCAGCCAGACCAAACGCAAAATCCCGGATGACGCCTCGATCACCGCCCACGTTGGCATCGGCCAGATTCCTGGCGGTTTCGGCCTCGACATCGACTTGCACATCAGCTTGCCGGGCCTGGATCAAGCCGACGCGCAGAGCCTCGTCGATGCAGCGCACCAGGTTTGCCCGTACTCCAACGCCACCCGCGGCAACGTTGATGTGCGCCTGCACGTAACCGTTTAA
- a CDS encoding alpha/beta hydrolase, with protein sequence MNISKTLTGALLALSISNAFAGDIVEHNTQAFLDALNAGTGKPLEQLSPKDARAVLVGAQAGVKLTLPKADVSEKTIKVDGQSISLTIVRPAGVKGELPVFMFFHGGGWVLGDFPTHERLVRDLVAGSGAVAVFVNYTPSPEAHYPVAINQAYAATKWVAEHGKEINVDGKRLAVAGNSVGGNMAAVVALMAKDKGTPAIRFQALLWPVTDASFETASYNQFAEGHFLSKNMMKWFWDNYTTDAGQRNEIYASPLRATTAQLKGLPPALVQTAEADVLRDEGEAYARKLDAAGVPVTAVRYNGMIHDYGLLNVVSQVPAVRSAMLQASQELKEHLK encoded by the coding sequence ATGAACATCAGCAAAACCCTGACCGGCGCCCTTCTCGCCCTGAGCATCAGCAATGCCTTTGCCGGCGATATCGTCGAACACAACACCCAGGCATTTCTCGACGCACTGAATGCCGGCACCGGCAAGCCGCTGGAGCAGTTGTCGCCCAAGGATGCCCGCGCGGTACTGGTCGGCGCCCAGGCAGGTGTGAAATTGACACTGCCCAAGGCCGATGTCAGCGAGAAGACCATCAAGGTCGACGGCCAATCGATCAGCCTGACCATCGTTCGTCCGGCCGGGGTCAAGGGTGAGCTGCCAGTGTTCATGTTCTTCCACGGCGGCGGTTGGGTGCTGGGGGATTTCCCGACCCACGAACGACTGGTTCGGGATCTGGTAGCGGGTTCGGGCGCCGTCGCGGTGTTCGTCAACTACACGCCGTCACCCGAAGCGCATTACCCGGTGGCGATCAACCAGGCTTACGCCGCGACGAAATGGGTGGCCGAGCACGGCAAGGAAATCAATGTCGATGGCAAGCGCTTGGCCGTGGCGGGTAACAGCGTGGGTGGCAACATGGCGGCGGTCGTGGCGCTGATGGCCAAGGACAAGGGTACCCCGGCAATCCGCTTCCAGGCCTTGTTGTGGCCGGTGACCGATGCCAGTTTCGAGACGGCGTCCTACAACCAGTTTGCCGAAGGACATTTCCTCAGCAAGAACATGATGAAGTGGTTCTGGGACAACTACACCACCGATGCCGGGCAACGTAACGAGATCTATGCCTCGCCACTGCGGGCAACCACCGCGCAACTCAAGGGCCTGCCGCCCGCGCTGGTGCAGACTGCCGAGGCCGACGTGCTGCGCGACGAGGGCGAAGCGTACGCTCGCAAGCTGGACGCGGCCGGCGTCCCCGTCACGGCGGTGCGTTACAACGGCATGATCCACGACTATGGTTTGCTCAACGTCGTGAGCCAGGTGCCCGCGGTGCGTTCGGCGATGTTGCAAGCGTCGCAAGAGCTCAAGGAACACCTGAAGTGA
- a CDS encoding elongation factor P: MKTGKELKPGTVIRIDNDPWLVQKAEFTKSGRNSAIMKTKLKNLLTGYKTETVYGADDKLDDVILDRKEATLSFISGDTYTFMDTTDYTMYELNAEDIESVLPFVEEGMTDVCEAVFFEERLVSVELPTTIVRQVDYTEGSARGDTSGKVMKPAKLKNGTELSVADFIEIGDMIEIDTREGGSYKGRAK, from the coding sequence ATGAAAACTGGTAAAGAACTCAAACCCGGTACCGTGATTCGTATCGACAACGATCCTTGGCTGGTTCAGAAAGCTGAATTCACCAAGTCGGGTCGCAACAGCGCGATCATGAAGACCAAGCTGAAAAACCTGCTGACCGGCTACAAGACCGAAACCGTCTACGGTGCGGACGACAAACTGGATGACGTGATCCTGGACCGCAAAGAAGCGACCCTGTCGTTCATCAGCGGCGACACCTACACGTTCATGGACACCACTGACTACACCATGTACGAGCTGAACGCCGAAGACATCGAAAGCGTTCTGCCATTCGTTGAAGAAGGCATGACCGACGTTTGCGAAGCCGTATTCTTTGAAGAGCGCCTGGTTTCCGTAGAACTGCCGACCACTATCGTGCGTCAGGTCGACTACACCGAAGGCTCCGCTCGCGGTGATACTTCCGGCAAGGTGATGAAGCCTGCCAAACTGAAGAACGGTACCGAGCTGTCGGTTGCTGACTTCATCGAAATCGGCGACATGATCGAGATCGATACCCGCGAAGGCGGTTCCTACAAAGGCCGCGCTAAATAA
- the earP gene encoding elongation factor P maturation arginine rhamnosyltransferase EarP, translating to MTVRWDIFCTVVDNFGDIGVTWRLARQLVAEHGVAVRLWVDDLRAFERLCPEIDPALSEQWQQGVQVRHWPKDWLPVEAADVVIAAFACQLPSAYMDAMAERQVTPLWMNLDYLSAEDWVIGCHGLPSVKYKHVQKYFFFPGFQEGTGGLLREAGLLERRRQFQQDGAAQQVFLRGLGVEREPGARLISLFAYENAGLASWFDTMATDTRPWHVLVPEGRILGDVERWAGIDGLGAGASYRRGALTVQVLPFVRQDEYDHLLWCCDFNAVRGEDSFVRAQWAGRPLLWHIYQQEEDVHLEKLEAFLKLYTEGLSEPAEKAISGLWRTWNAGQDMAEHWKAACEKDRELAEHARSWCLEQASRADLATALVKFYRNWI from the coding sequence ATGACCGTGCGTTGGGATATTTTTTGCACCGTCGTGGATAACTTCGGCGACATCGGCGTCACTTGGCGCCTGGCGCGGCAATTGGTGGCCGAGCATGGGGTCGCGGTTCGGCTTTGGGTCGATGACCTGCGTGCGTTTGAACGGCTGTGTCCGGAAATAGACCCCGCGCTGTCCGAACAGTGGCAGCAGGGCGTTCAAGTGCGTCACTGGCCCAAGGATTGGCTGCCTGTCGAGGCGGCCGATGTGGTGATCGCCGCGTTTGCCTGCCAGTTGCCCAGCGCCTACATGGATGCGATGGCCGAGCGCCAGGTAACGCCGTTGTGGATGAACCTCGATTACCTGAGCGCCGAGGACTGGGTGATCGGTTGTCACGGTCTGCCGTCGGTGAAATACAAGCACGTGCAGAAGTATTTCTTCTTTCCAGGCTTCCAGGAAGGCACCGGTGGCTTGCTGCGCGAAGCGGGGCTGTTGGAGCGTCGTCGACAATTCCAGCAGGATGGCGCTGCACAACAGGTTTTCCTGCGGGGGCTGGGCGTCGAGCGGGAGCCTGGGGCACGTCTGATTTCGTTGTTCGCCTACGAAAATGCCGGGTTGGCGAGCTGGTTTGACACGATGGCGACGGATACCCGTCCGTGGCATGTCCTGGTTCCGGAAGGACGCATCCTGGGGGATGTCGAGCGTTGGGCGGGCATTGACGGCCTTGGGGCGGGAGCCTCGTATCGCCGTGGCGCCCTGACGGTGCAGGTATTGCCTTTCGTCCGTCAGGATGAATACGACCACTTGTTATGGTGCTGTGATTTCAACGCCGTACGCGGCGAGGACTCCTTCGTGCGGGCACAATGGGCGGGTCGGCCGCTGCTCTGGCACATTTATCAACAGGAAGAAGATGTCCACCTGGAGAAACTCGAGGCATTTCTCAAGCTGTACACCGAAGGACTTTCCGAGCCAGCGGAAAAAGCGATCAGCGGTCTTTGGCGCACCTGGAATGCCGGTCAAGACATGGCCGAACACTGGAAAGCCGCCTGCGAGAAGGATCGGGAGTTGGCCGAACATGCCCGGTCGTGGTGCCTGGAACAGGCGTCACGAGCCGATCTTGCCACGGCGCTGGTGAAGTTTTACCGAAATTGGATATGA
- a CDS encoding GreA/GreB family elongation factor, translating to MNKQTVHQLILDKLEIDLDIAERAAQTAYETATHEENIAENKYDTLGLEASYLAAGQARRVEEIRQALALCQNLTLRPYDEERGIQVGTLIGLEDKDGRQQWLFLGPDAAGLKVSLVGQPITVITPRSPLGRSLLGKFEGDEVEIVVAGARQQFAVTEAI from the coding sequence ATGAACAAACAGACTGTCCACCAGTTGATCCTCGACAAACTCGAGATTGACCTCGACATTGCCGAACGCGCCGCGCAGACCGCCTACGAAACCGCGACCCACGAAGAAAATATCGCGGAGAACAAATACGACACCCTCGGCCTGGAAGCTTCATACCTTGCCGCCGGACAAGCCCGGCGCGTCGAGGAGATCCGCCAGGCGCTCGCTCTGTGCCAGAACCTGACACTGAGGCCTTACGACGAAGAGCGCGGTATCCAGGTCGGCACATTGATCGGGCTGGAAGATAAGGATGGCCGCCAACAGTGGCTATTCCTTGGGCCGGACGCAGCGGGGCTGAAGGTCTCGCTGGTGGGGCAGCCGATCACCGTCATCACCCCTCGCTCGCCGCTGGGCAGGAGCCTGCTGGGCAAGTTCGAAGGGGATGAAGTGGAAATCGTCGTGGCGGGCGCCCGGCAACAGTTCGCAGTCACCGAGGCTATCTGA
- the cysB gene encoding HTH-type transcriptional regulator CysB, whose translation MKLQQLRYIWEVAHHDLNVSATAQSLYTSQPGISKQIRLLEDELGVEVFARSGKHLTRVTPAGERIITTAGEILRKVESIKQIAQEFSNEKKGTLSIATTHTQARYALPPVISNFIKQYPDVALHMHQGSPMQIAEMAADGTVDFAIATEALELFGDLVMMPCYRWNRCVVVPQGHPLTKLPKLTLEALAEYPIVTYVFGFTGRSKLDEAFSHRGLTPKVVFTAADADVIKTYVRLGLGVGIVAKMAVDTKLDSDLVVLDASELFESSVTKIGFRRGTFLRGFMCDFIEKFAPHLTREVMAKAIQCHNKQELEELFDGVELPVH comes from the coding sequence ATGAAGCTTCAACAATTGCGCTACATCTGGGAAGTGGCGCACCACGACCTCAACGTTTCCGCTACCGCACAAAGCCTCTACACGTCGCAACCTGGCATCAGCAAGCAGATCCGCCTGTTGGAAGACGAACTGGGCGTCGAAGTCTTCGCCCGCAGCGGCAAGCACCTGACCCGCGTGACCCCGGCCGGTGAACGCATCATCACCACGGCTGGCGAGATCCTGCGCAAGGTCGAGAGCATCAAGCAGATTGCCCAGGAATTTTCCAACGAGAAAAAAGGCACGCTGTCCATCGCGACCACTCACACCCAGGCCCGTTATGCGCTGCCGCCGGTGATCAGCAATTTCATCAAGCAATACCCGGATGTCGCGCTGCACATGCACCAGGGCTCGCCGATGCAGATCGCCGAGATGGCCGCCGACGGCACCGTGGACTTCGCCATTGCCACCGAAGCCCTGGAGCTGTTCGGCGATCTGGTGATGATGCCGTGCTATCGCTGGAACCGCTGCGTGGTGGTGCCCCAGGGCCACCCGCTGACCAAATTGCCGAAGCTGACCCTCGAAGCGTTGGCCGAGTACCCGATCGTGACCTACGTGTTCGGTTTCACCGGTCGTTCGAAACTCGACGAAGCCTTCAGCCATCGTGGCTTGACCCCGAAAGTGGTGTTCACTGCCGCCGACGCCGACGTGATCAAGACTTACGTTCGCCTGGGCCTGGGCGTGGGCATCGTGGCGAAAATGGCCGTCGATACCAAGCTCGACAGTGATCTGGTGGTGTTGGATGCCAGCGAGTTGTTCGAGTCCAGCGTGACCAAGATCGGCTTCCGTCGTGGCACCTTCCTGCGTGGCTTCATGTGCGATTTCATCGAGAAGTTCGCACCGCACCTGACGCGCGAAGTCATGGCCAAGGCCATCCAGTGCCACAACAAGCAGGAACTCGAAGAGCTGTTCGACGGCGTCGAATTGCCGGTGCACTGA
- a CDS encoding universal stress protein, whose product MIRSMLYATDLGLYAPYVMQHALALARTFEAELYVVHAVEPMGLFAESVLQSYLDEQALNEFHRQGLNTVMANIEQRVLDSFREELGEGQQDLQLIKSVRVFQGDPSQVILEQAAKLSVDLLIVGSHCQGANGETPLGRTAARVLQLSRVPVYLVPLVQRRRQGEA is encoded by the coding sequence ATGATTCGTTCGATGCTGTACGCCACAGACCTGGGGCTTTATGCCCCTTATGTGATGCAGCATGCCTTGGCGTTGGCACGGACGTTTGAAGCCGAGTTGTATGTAGTGCATGCGGTGGAACCGATGGGGCTGTTCGCCGAGTCGGTGTTGCAAAGCTATCTGGACGAGCAGGCGCTGAACGAATTTCATCGCCAGGGTCTGAATACGGTGATGGCCAATATCGAGCAGCGAGTACTGGACAGCTTTCGCGAGGAGTTGGGGGAGGGGCAGCAGGACTTGCAACTGATCAAGTCGGTGAGGGTATTCCAGGGTGACCCGTCCCAGGTCATTCTCGAGCAGGCTGCGAAACTCTCCGTCGATTTGTTGATCGTAGGCAGTCACTGCCAGGGGGCGAATGGAGAAACTCCTTTGGGCAGGACCGCCGCACGGGTATTGCAGTTATCCCGGGTGCCGGTCTACCTGGTGCCGCTGGTCCAGCGCCGGCGGCAGGGAGAGGCCTAA
- a CDS encoding 5'-nucleotidase, which yields MANNIDDKLVLAISSRALFDLRESHKVYLSGGVEAYRQYQIEHEDEVLEPGDAFALVQKLLNLNEHLGRARVEVILVSRNSADTGLRVFNSIHHYGLAISRAAFVGGRSPYPYLKAFGCDLFLSTHAEDVRSALDAGFAAATILSGGASRAASEELRIAFDGDAVLFSDESERIYQSGGLEAFQASERQAAREPLRGGPFKGFLAALNALQREFPEDACPIRTALVTARSAPAHERVIRTLREWDIRLDESLFLGGLTKSAFLEAFAADVFFDDQTGHCELAREVVATGHVPHGISNEVKL from the coding sequence ATGGCGAATAACATCGACGACAAACTGGTGCTGGCGATTTCATCGCGAGCCTTGTTCGACCTGAGGGAAAGCCACAAGGTCTATCTTTCCGGTGGTGTCGAGGCCTATCGGCAATACCAGATCGAGCATGAAGACGAGGTCCTTGAGCCTGGGGACGCCTTCGCCCTCGTACAGAAATTGCTCAATCTCAACGAGCACCTGGGGCGAGCCCGTGTCGAGGTGATCCTGGTGTCGCGCAACAGCGCCGACACTGGCCTGCGGGTGTTCAACTCGATTCATCATTACGGCCTGGCGATCTCCCGCGCCGCGTTCGTTGGCGGTCGAAGTCCTTATCCATACCTCAAGGCGTTCGGCTGCGACCTGTTCCTCTCCACCCATGCCGAAGATGTGCGCAGCGCATTGGACGCCGGATTTGCGGCGGCAACGATCCTGTCAGGCGGGGCCAGCCGTGCCGCCAGCGAGGAGCTGCGCATCGCGTTTGACGGTGATGCGGTGCTGTTTTCCGATGAGTCTGAACGCATCTATCAGAGCGGTGGCCTCGAAGCCTTCCAGGCCAGTGAACGCCAAGCCGCGCGCGAGCCACTGCGAGGCGGGCCGTTCAAGGGGTTCCTGGCGGCGCTCAATGCCCTGCAGCGCGAATTCCCGGAGGATGCCTGCCCGATCCGCACGGCATTGGTCACGGCTCGGTCGGCGCCGGCCCATGAACGGGTCATCCGTACGCTGCGAGAATGGGATATTCGTCTGGACGAGTCGCTGTTCCTGGGCGGCCTGACCAAGTCGGCATTCCTCGAAGCCTTTGCCGCCGACGTGTTTTTCGATGACCAGACCGGCCATTGCGAGCTTGCCCGCGAGGTGGTTGCCACCGGGCATGTGCCCCATGGCATCAGCAACGAAGTGAAGCTCTGA
- a CDS encoding putative 2-dehydropantoate 2-reductase, producing MQAGVKARIGMIGTGAIGGFYGVMLARAGFDVHFLLRSEFAAVAESGLRVDSAVHGTLALNPVQAYRSANEMPPCDWLLVGAKTTSNADLAPVIIQAAADGAKVLLLQNGLDVEDDLRPLLPDSLHLLGGLCLVCVHRVGPGIVAHQALGAVNIGYHSGPCQGQDERMAIVEEGAGLFRAAGIDSQSMPDLQQARWQKLVWNVPYNGLSVLLGASTTPLMANDHSRGLVQALMAEVVRGAQACGHQIAPGYADYLFTMTEKMPDYWPSMYHDYSHERPLELDAIYGRPLAAAKAAGCDLPKIEALYQALAFLDRRNR from the coding sequence ATGCAGGCAGGCGTAAAAGCGCGAATAGGAATGATCGGCACCGGGGCGATTGGCGGCTTCTACGGCGTGATGCTGGCACGTGCCGGCTTTGATGTGCATTTCTTGTTGCGCAGTGAATTTGCCGCCGTGGCCGAAAGCGGCCTGCGAGTCGACAGCGCAGTCCATGGCACGCTGGCCCTCAACCCGGTCCAGGCTTACCGTTCGGCAAACGAAATGCCGCCTTGCGACTGGCTGCTGGTGGGCGCCAAGACCACCAGCAATGCCGACCTGGCCCCGGTCATCATCCAGGCTGCCGCTGACGGCGCTAAAGTCCTGTTGCTGCAGAACGGGCTCGATGTCGAGGATGATCTGCGGCCGCTACTGCCCGACTCACTGCATTTATTGGGCGGCCTGTGCCTGGTCTGCGTTCACCGCGTCGGGCCGGGCATCGTTGCCCATCAGGCCCTTGGCGCGGTGAATATCGGTTATCACAGCGGTCCTTGCCAGGGCCAGGACGAACGCATGGCGATTGTCGAGGAGGGGGCTGGGTTGTTTCGTGCCGCGGGTATCGACTCCCAGTCCATGCCCGACCTGCAACAGGCTCGCTGGCAGAAGCTGGTATGGAACGTACCGTACAACGGCCTCTCGGTGCTGCTGGGCGCCAGCACCACGCCGTTGATGGCCAATGACCACAGTCGCGGTCTGGTCCAGGCCTTGATGGCGGAGGTGGTACGCGGTGCGCAAGCCTGCGGGCATCAAATCGCACCAGGGTATGCCGACTATCTCTTTACGATGACCGAAAAGATGCCCGACTATTGGCCGAGCATGTATCACGATTATTCCCATGAACGGCCGTTGGAGCTGGATGCGATCTACGGCCGGCCACTGGCAGCGGCGAAGGCGGCGGGCTGCGATTTGCCGAAGATCGAAGCCTTGTATCAGGCGCTGGCGTTCCTGGACCGCCGCAATCGTTGA
- a CDS encoding 3-deoxy-7-phosphoheptulonate synthase: MADLPINDLNVASNETLITPDQLKRDIPLSDAALRTVTKGREVIRNILDGTDHRLFVVIGPCSIHDIKAAHEYAERLKVLAAEVSDTLYLVMRVYFEKPRTTVGWKGLINDPYLDDSFKIQDGLHIGRQLLLDLAEMGLPTATEALDPISPQYLQDLISWSAIGARTTESQTHREMASGLSSAVGFKNGTDGGLTVAINALQSVSSPHRFLGINQEGGVSIVTTKGNAYGHVVLRGGNGKPNYDSVSVALCEQALNKAKIKPNIMVDCSHANSNKDPALQPLVMENVANQILEGNQSIIGLMVESHLNWGCQAIPKDLADLQYGVSITDACIDWSATEKTLRGMHAKLKDVLPKRQRG; this comes from the coding sequence ATGGCTGATTTACCGATCAACGACCTTAACGTCGCCTCCAACGAAACCCTCATCACGCCTGACCAGCTCAAGCGCGACATTCCCTTGAGCGACGCTGCCCTGCGCACCGTGACCAAGGGTCGGGAAGTCATCCGCAACATCCTCGACGGCACCGACCATCGCCTGTTCGTGGTCATCGGGCCTTGCTCGATCCATGACATCAAGGCTGCCCACGAATATGCCGAGCGCTTGAAGGTGCTTGCGGCGGAAGTCTCCGACACCTTGTACCTGGTGATGCGGGTGTATTTCGAGAAACCTCGGACGACCGTTGGTTGGAAGGGCCTGATCAACGACCCGTACCTGGACGACTCCTTCAAGATCCAGGACGGCCTGCACATCGGCCGCCAGTTGCTGCTGGACCTGGCCGAAATGGGCCTGCCCACCGCCACCGAAGCCCTGGACCCGATCTCCCCGCAATATTTGCAGGACCTGATCAGCTGGTCGGCCATCGGCGCGCGCACCACCGAATCCCAGACGCACCGCGAAATGGCCTCCGGCCTGTCGTCGGCCGTCGGCTTCAAGAATGGCACTGACGGCGGCCTCACCGTCGCCATCAACGCCTTGCAGTCGGTTTCCAGCCCCCACCGTTTCCTGGGCATCAACCAGGAAGGCGGCGTGTCGATCGTGACCACCAAGGGCAACGCCTACGGCCACGTCGTGCTGCGCGGTGGCAACGGCAAGCCGAACTATGACTCGGTCAGCGTCGCGCTGTGCGAACAGGCGCTGAACAAAGCGAAGATCAAGCCGAACATCATGGTCGATTGCAGCCACGCCAACTCCAACAAGGACCCGGCACTGCAACCGCTGGTGATGGAAAACGTCGCCAACCAGATCCTGGAAGGCAACCAGTCGATCATCGGCCTGATGGTGGAAAGTCATCTGAATTGGGGCTGCCAGGCGATTCCGAAAGACCTCGCCGATTTGCAGTACGGCGTCTCCATCACCGATGCCTGCATCGACTGGAGCGCGACCGAGAAGACCTTGCGCGGCATGCATGCCAAGCTCAAGGATGTGCTGCCTAAGCGTCAGCGCGGCTAA